In the genome of Nitrospira japonica, one region contains:
- a CDS encoding response regulator translates to MPKGNILIVEDEAVVAADLAGKLERAGYRVVGIAADGEDALETAAAQLPDLVLMDIRLAGQMDGIETAERIREARSIPVIYLTAHSDASTLQRASMTEPFGYILKPFDERDITTQIEIVLYKHEAEKSLRESEERYRTLVETATDGIITLDAAGVILSCNAATERMFGYRREDLLGRKVTMLIPAWFERREPEPDRIDSRRAPRDGLRRDVTGQRRQGAEFPLEVAVSRSSIAGEACYMGILRDVSERKRAEAELRWRADLLEQTHEAVIVWRMGGGILYWNRGATELYGWTVAEATGRSVHRLLESALPCPPADFDRRLLEAGHWYGEVRQRTKDGRTVVVETRMVPIPDGPEDVLVLEANRDVTDRHTIHEKVCRLAEELEQRVAERTRELVTSQDLLRALASELTVTEQRERRRVATELHDYLAQLLVCAHLKVSQARPKQGNSETEGWLDQAAEVLQQALSYTRSLVAQLTPMVLHEFGLPSAIRWLAEQMHKHQLTVDVEIQAADPLPLAEDEAILLFQSVRELLINVSKHARVDRATVRLTVAEGILRIEVRDEGKGLDSAGQEPSKDDSTELEQSARFGLFSIQERMKALGGWFTIASTPETGTVAAITLPLRERTEPHDRDAWIEHPDSGPETILRRSPETDRAAADPLQTRSPVRPPIRVLLVDDHALMRQGLKGLLEDGTDMTVVGEAADGEEALAIAETLRPEVVIMDINMPKMDGVEATRRLKKRLPSTVVIGLSMHTSAHHRDALKDAGAFAYLTKGSVSDQLKQTILAASLGQRPTPGTESPMPADEVSPSQPASQTFPHAE, encoded by the coding sequence ATGCCAAAGGGCAACATTCTCATCGTTGAAGACGAAGCGGTCGTGGCGGCGGACCTGGCCGGCAAGCTCGAGCGGGCGGGCTATCGAGTCGTCGGCATCGCCGCGGACGGGGAGGACGCCCTCGAAACCGCGGCCGCGCAACTGCCGGACCTGGTGCTGATGGATATCCGGCTGGCCGGCCAGATGGACGGCATCGAAACCGCGGAGCGGATCCGGGAGGCACGCAGCATCCCCGTCATCTATTTGACGGCCCATTCCGATGCGAGCACGCTGCAACGGGCCAGCATGACGGAGCCGTTCGGCTACATTCTCAAACCCTTCGACGAACGCGACATCACCACCCAGATCGAGATCGTGCTCTACAAACACGAAGCGGAGAAGTCCCTTCGTGAAAGCGAAGAGCGGTATCGTACGCTGGTCGAAACGGCGACGGACGGCATCATCACGCTCGATGCCGCAGGCGTCATTCTCTCCTGCAACGCCGCCACTGAACGGATGTTCGGTTATCGCCGCGAGGATCTCCTGGGTCGCAAGGTGACGATGCTGATCCCGGCCTGGTTCGAGCGTCGCGAGCCTGAACCCGACCGGATCGACAGTCGCCGGGCTCCGCGAGACGGCCTTCGCCGCGACGTGACGGGACAGCGGCGGCAGGGAGCGGAATTTCCGCTCGAAGTCGCCGTGAGCCGCTCGTCCATCGCCGGGGAAGCCTGTTACATGGGCATTCTGCGCGATGTGTCGGAGCGGAAGCGCGCCGAAGCGGAACTCCGTTGGCGGGCCGACCTCCTCGAACAAACGCACGAGGCCGTCATCGTCTGGCGGATGGGGGGCGGCATCCTGTATTGGAACCGCGGCGCGACCGAACTCTACGGGTGGACGGTCGCGGAGGCGACGGGACGGTCCGTGCATCGTCTGCTCGAGTCCGCGCTGCCTTGCCCCCCGGCAGACTTCGACCGGCGGCTGCTCGAAGCCGGTCATTGGTACGGGGAAGTCCGACAGCGGACGAAGGATGGCAGGACCGTCGTCGTCGAAACGCGCATGGTCCCCATCCCGGACGGTCCGGAGGACGTGCTGGTGCTGGAAGCGAACCGCGACGTGACCGACCGTCACACCATTCACGAGAAAGTCTGCCGGCTGGCCGAAGAATTGGAACAGCGGGTCGCGGAACGGACCAGAGAACTGGTAACCTCCCAGGATCTGCTGCGCGCGCTCGCGTCCGAATTGACCGTCACGGAACAACGGGAACGGCGGCGGGTGGCGACCGAGCTCCACGACTACCTGGCCCAGCTGCTGGTCTGCGCGCATCTCAAGGTGTCGCAAGCGCGCCCCAAGCAGGGCAATTCGGAAACGGAGGGGTGGCTGGACCAAGCCGCGGAAGTGCTCCAACAGGCGCTCAGCTATACCCGGTCGTTGGTCGCGCAGCTGACCCCCATGGTCCTGCATGAATTCGGCCTGCCTTCGGCCATTAGATGGCTGGCCGAGCAAATGCACAAGCATCAGTTGACCGTGGACGTGGAGATCCAGGCAGCCGACCCCCTGCCGCTTGCCGAAGACGAGGCCATTCTTCTCTTTCAATCGGTCCGGGAACTGCTGATCAATGTGTCCAAGCATGCGCGCGTCGATCGCGCGACCGTCCGCCTGACGGTCGCCGAGGGCATCCTGCGCATCGAGGTACGGGATGAAGGCAAGGGCCTCGACTCGGCGGGCCAAGAGCCGTCGAAGGACGATTCCACCGAACTCGAACAGTCGGCGCGGTTCGGTCTGTTCAGCATCCAGGAGCGGATGAAGGCCCTGGGGGGATGGTTCACCATCGCCTCCACGCCGGAGACGGGAACGGTCGCCGCCATTACGCTCCCCTTGCGCGAACGGACGGAACCGCACGACCGGGACGCGTGGATCGAGCATCCGGACAGCGGGCCGGAAACCATACTACGCCGGTCGCCCGAGACGGATCGTGCCGCGGCGGATCCGCTGCAGACGCGTTCCCCCGTCCGGCCTCCCATCCGCGTGTTGCTGGTGGACGACCATGCCTTGATGCGGCAGGGACTGAAAGGCCTTCTGGAGGACGGCACCGACATGACGGTGGTCGGCGAAGCGGCCGACGGAGAGGAAGCCCTCGCCATCGCCGAGACGCTGCGCCCCGAAGTCGTCATCATGGACATCAACATGCCCAAAATGGACGGCGTCGAGGCGACGAGACGCCTCAAAAAACGCCTGCCATCGACCGTGGTCATCGGACTTTCGATGCATACGAGCGCCCATCACCGCGACGCGCTGAAAGACGCGGGGGCCTTCGCCTATCTCACGAAGGGGTCGGTCTCCGACCAATTGAAGCAGACGATCCTCGCCGCCAGCCTCGGGCAGCGGCCGACACCCGGGACGGAATCCCCGATGCCGGCCGACGAAGTGTCGCCTTCCCAGCCGGCTTCACAGACATTTCCCCATGCGGAGTGA
- a CDS encoding sensor histidine kinase has translation MTRHTDEPQGDRPVRLSMDAKGGIKDRANILLVDDDARNLDVLESILESPDHRLVRARTADEALLSLIAEEFAVIVLDVRMPEVSGYELAQLIKQRKRTQHVPILFLTAYYREDADILQGYGAGAVDYLSKPVNPLILKSKVGVFVDLFRKTRALATMNRAMEAEIEERLKQLKASLHEKEILLKEIHHRVKNNLQVISSLIDLQADRLTDPVVRALFKDARDRVRSMALVHEKLYQSPDLAHAELGAYIRNVMDELFLAHGATSSKVRLRMELDPVLLPVDMAIPCGLILNELATNSLKHAFVGRESGAIVIQLICTESHAVRLVFHDDGRGLPEGLDWQAAGSLGLRLIRMLSRQLNADIALRNGSGTTFELQFNLPAGSRGPSSETKAVEDAKGQHSHR, from the coding sequence ATGACGCGCCACACCGACGAACCGCAAGGGGACCGACCGGTCCGACTGTCTATGGACGCCAAAGGCGGAATCAAAGACCGCGCCAACATTCTCCTGGTGGACGACGATGCCAGGAACCTCGACGTGCTCGAGAGCATTCTCGAGTCCCCGGACCACCGGCTCGTCCGCGCCAGAACGGCCGACGAGGCATTGCTGTCCCTCATCGCCGAGGAATTCGCCGTCATCGTGCTCGACGTCCGAATGCCGGAGGTGAGCGGCTACGAACTGGCCCAGCTGATCAAACAGCGGAAACGGACTCAACACGTTCCCATCCTGTTTCTGACGGCCTACTACCGGGAGGACGCGGACATCCTGCAAGGCTACGGCGCCGGCGCCGTGGACTATCTGAGCAAGCCGGTCAATCCCCTCATTCTCAAGTCGAAGGTCGGCGTCTTCGTGGACCTCTTCCGAAAGACGCGCGCGCTGGCAACGATGAACCGCGCCATGGAAGCGGAGATCGAGGAACGGTTGAAGCAGTTGAAGGCGTCGCTCCACGAAAAGGAAATCCTGCTCAAGGAAATCCATCATCGGGTCAAGAATAACCTGCAGGTGATCTCGAGCCTCATCGACCTGCAAGCCGACCGGCTCACCGATCCGGTCGTCCGCGCCCTCTTCAAGGACGCGCGAGACCGGGTGCGGTCCATGGCGCTGGTCCACGAGAAGCTGTACCAATCGCCCGATCTGGCCCATGCCGAACTCGGCGCGTACATTCGCAACGTCATGGACGAGCTCTTTCTGGCCCACGGGGCGACCTCGTCCAAGGTCCGCTTGCGCATGGAGCTCGATCCCGTGCTGCTTCCCGTGGACATGGCGATCCCGTGCGGCCTGATTCTGAACGAATTGGCGACCAACAGTCTGAAACACGCGTTCGTCGGCAGGGAATCAGGCGCCATCGTGATTCAGTTGATCTGTACCGAGAGCCACGCGGTGAGGCTCGTGTTCCATGACGACGGCCGCGGACTTCCGGAAGGGCTCGACTGGCAGGCGGCGGGTTCGCTGGGATTGCGGCTCATCCGGATGTTGAGCCGGCAACTCAACGCGGACATCGCGCTCCGCAACGGATCCGGCACTACGTTCGAATTGCAATTCAATCTCCCGGCGGGCTCCCGAGGTCCCTCGTCAGAAACCAAGGCGGTCGAAGATGCCAAAGGGCAACATTCTCATCGTTGA
- a CDS encoding HAMP domain-containing protein, giving the protein MTAYRNGDFSVRLPGTWTGMLGKMADTMNGILDVSERRANETVRVCRVVGKEGRLRQRLSVPGVTGGWADEIDSLNQLIDDLVSPTTEVTRAVGAVAKGDLSQAMALEKDGRPLEGEFLRSAKLLNKMIEQLSVFTSEVTRVAREVGTEGKLGGQAQVKGVSGVWKELTDSVNQMAGNLTAQVRNIAEVTIAVANGDLSKKITVDVRGEILQLKEAINTMVEQLRSFASEVTRVAREVGTEGKLGGQAIVPGVAGTWKDLTDNVNSMASNLTAQVRNIVEVTVAVARGDLSRKITVDVRGEILQLKETINTMVEQLRSFASEVTRVAREVGTEGKLGVNAAVPGVGGTWKDLTDSVNAMANNLTAQVRNIAEVTTAVARGDLSRKITVDVKGEILELKNTINTMVDQLNGFAAEVTRVARDVGTEGKLGVQAAVPGVAGTWKDLTDSVNAMGVNLTAQVRNIAEVATAVARGDLSRKITVDVKGEILELKNTLNTMVDQLNGFAAEVTRVAREVGTEGKLGVQAVVPGVAGTWKDLTDNVNSMANNLTAQVRNIAEVATSVARGDLSRKITVDVSGEILQLKETINVMVEQLRSFASEVTRVAREVGTEGKLGGQAQVKGVSGVWKELTESVNEMAGNLTAQVRNIAEVTVAVANGDLSKKIIVDVRGEILQLKEAANSMVEQLRSFASEVTRVAREVGTEGKLGGQAQVKGVSGVWKELTDSVNQMAGNLTDQVRNIAEVTIAVANGDLSKKITVDVRGEILQLKEAANTMVEQLRSFASEVTRVAREVGTEGKLGGQALVPGVAGTWKDLTDNVNSMASNLTAQVRNIAEVTIAVANGDLSRKITVDVRGEILQLKEAINTMVEQLRSFASEVTRVAREVGTEGRLGVQAVVPGVAGTWKDLTDSVNAMGANLTGQVRNIAEVTTAVARGDLSRKITVDVKGEILELKNTINTMVDQLNAFAAEVTRVAREVGTEGKLGGQALVTGVAGTWKDLTDSVNVMATNLTDQVRGIVKVVTSVANGNLRQRLMVEAKGEVAALGETINNMTDTLATFADQVTNVAREVGVEGRLGGQANVPGAAGTWKDLTGNVNLLAANLTTQVRAIAEVATAVTKGDLTRSIQVETRGEVAELKDNINTMINNLRETTERNKEQDWLKTNVAKFTRMLQGQRDLFTVGQMLLSELAPLVEAQEGTVYQMDAAEGQHPSLGLLASYARQRGQAERFAVGEGLVGQCALEKQRMLLTDVPASYAVIHSSLGESTPANIVVLPVLFEGQTKAVIELASLRPFTVTHLTFLEQLTQSIGVVLNTIEATMRTENLLQQSQQLTIELQSQQKELTQTNEELERKAKQLAERNTEVERKNKEVELARRALEEKAAELALTSKYKSEFLANMSHELRTPLNSILILGQQLGENTSGNLTPKQVEFSRNIHSAGSDLLNLINDILDLSKIESGTVTVEAEEMTFPSLRDSVERNFRHVADSKNLPFYVEFDASLPRAFTTDPKRLQQILKNLLSNAFKFTAHGQVAMNVRLAAEGWTADHPVLSRAQTVVALSIADTGIGIAPEKQKLIFEAFQQADAGTSRKYGGTGLGLAISRELATLLGGEIRLFSEPRQGSTFTLYLPLIYTGPSSSELRPAGAPTPLGHATPSLPILPVSSDDKIPDDRESVTPGDAVLLIVEDDPHYARVLLGLARDKGFKGIVATKGGQALALAAEYCPAAITLDIFLPDMLGWTVLNNLKMDPKTRHIPVQIISLEEERQHGLSHGAFSYMVKPVTTEGLESCFDRIRNFITPHLKRLLVVEDNELESRSIRELLLHDDIEIVEAGTGAAALQGLRTQPFDCCVLDLRLPDMSGFDLLDQIKTDPELGNVPIVVFTGKDLSPEEERRLKAVAKSIVMKDVQSPERLFDETALFLHRVVADLPEPKQQLLARLHDSNEVLRGHKVLVVDDDARNIFALTTVLENQEMDVVSATNGRQAIDIIHDASNLSVVLMDIMMPEMDGYATIREIRKHPQFRSLPILALTAKAMKGDREKCLEAGASDYVAKPVNTDQLLSMLRVWLYR; this is encoded by the coding sequence ATGACGGCATATCGCAATGGAGATTTTTCCGTGCGGCTGCCCGGCACGTGGACCGGCATGCTCGGCAAGATGGCGGACACGATGAACGGCATCCTCGACGTCAGTGAACGGCGGGCCAACGAAACCGTGCGGGTCTGCCGCGTCGTTGGAAAAGAAGGGCGATTGAGACAACGCCTGTCCGTCCCCGGCGTGACCGGCGGATGGGCGGACGAGATCGACTCCCTGAACCAATTGATCGACGACCTCGTCTCTCCGACCACAGAAGTCACCCGCGCAGTCGGCGCCGTGGCCAAGGGGGACCTCAGCCAGGCCATGGCCCTCGAAAAAGACGGCCGGCCGCTGGAAGGCGAATTTCTCCGGAGCGCCAAACTGCTCAATAAGATGATCGAGCAACTCTCGGTGTTCACCTCCGAAGTCACGCGCGTCGCCCGTGAAGTCGGCACTGAGGGCAAACTCGGCGGCCAGGCCCAGGTCAAGGGCGTCAGCGGCGTCTGGAAGGAATTGACCGATTCCGTCAATCAGATGGCCGGAAACCTCACCGCCCAGGTCCGCAATATCGCGGAGGTCACGATCGCGGTGGCCAATGGCGATCTCTCGAAAAAAATCACCGTCGACGTGCGCGGCGAGATTCTCCAGCTCAAAGAAGCCATCAATACGATGGTCGAACAGTTGCGGTCCTTCGCCTCCGAGGTCACCCGCGTCGCCCGCGAGGTCGGCACCGAGGGCAAGCTCGGCGGCCAGGCGATCGTCCCCGGCGTCGCCGGCACCTGGAAGGATCTCACCGACAACGTCAATTCGATGGCCTCCAACCTGACGGCCCAGGTCCGCAACATCGTCGAAGTCACCGTGGCTGTCGCCCGCGGCGACCTCTCCCGCAAGATCACCGTCGACGTGCGCGGCGAAATTCTTCAGTTGAAAGAGACGATCAACACGATGGTGGAGCAGCTCCGGTCCTTCGCCTCCGAGGTCACCCGCGTCGCCCGCGAGGTCGGCACCGAGGGCAAGCTCGGCGTGAACGCCGCCGTCCCCGGCGTCGGCGGCACCTGGAAGGACCTGACCGACTCCGTCAACGCCATGGCCAACAATCTGACCGCCCAGGTGCGGAACATCGCGGAAGTGACGACCGCCGTCGCCCGCGGCGACCTCTCCCGCAAGATCACCGTCGACGTGAAGGGAGAAATCCTGGAGTTGAAAAACACGATCAACACGATGGTGGACCAGCTCAACGGATTCGCCGCCGAGGTCACCCGCGTCGCCCGCGACGTCGGCACCGAGGGCAAGCTCGGCGTGCAGGCCGCCGTCCCCGGCGTCGCCGGCACCTGGAAAGACCTCACCGATTCGGTCAATGCGATGGGCGTGAACCTGACCGCCCAGGTCCGCAACATCGCCGAGGTCGCAACCGCCGTGGCCCGCGGCGACCTCTCCCGCAAGATCACCGTCGACGTGAAGGGCGAAATCCTGGAGTTGAAAAACACGCTCAATACGATGGTGGACCAGCTCAACGGATTCGCCGCCGAGGTCACCCGCGTCGCCCGCGAAGTCGGCACCGAAGGCAAGCTCGGCGTGCAAGCCGTCGTCCCCGGCGTCGCCGGCACCTGGAAGGATCTCACCGACAACGTCAACTCGATGGCCAACAACCTCACCGCCCAGGTCCGGAACATCGCGGAAGTCGCCACCTCCGTCGCGCGCGGTGATTTGTCGCGCAAGATCACCGTCGACGTCAGCGGGGAGATCCTCCAGTTGAAAGAGACGATCAACGTCATGGTCGAGCAGCTCCGGTCCTTCGCCTCCGAAGTCACCCGCGTCGCCCGCGAAGTCGGCACCGAAGGCAAGCTCGGCGGCCAGGCCCAGGTCAAGGGCGTCAGCGGCGTCTGGAAGGAATTGACCGAGAGCGTCAACGAAATGGCGGGGAATCTGACGGCCCAGGTGCGCAACATCGCCGAAGTCACGGTGGCGGTCGCTAACGGCGACCTGTCCAAAAAGATCATCGTGGACGTCCGCGGCGAGATCCTCCAGCTCAAGGAAGCGGCCAACAGCATGGTCGAACAGTTGCGGTCCTTCGCCTCCGAGGTCACCCGCGTGGCCCGCGAAGTCGGCACCGAAGGCAAGCTCGGCGGCCAGGCCCAGGTCAAGGGCGTCAGCGGCGTCTGGAAGGAATTGACCGATTCCGTCAATCAGATGGCCGGGAACCTGACCGACCAGGTGCGGAACATCGCCGAAGTCACGATCGCGGTGGCCAACGGCGACCTGTCCAAAAAGATCACCGTGGATGTCCGCGGCGAAATCCTCCAGCTCAAGGAAGCGGCCAATACGATGGTCGAACAGTTGCGGTCCTTCGCCTCCGAGGTCACCCGCGTGGCCCGCGAAGTCGGCACCGAAGGCAAGCTCGGCGGCCAGGCCCTGGTCCCCGGCGTCGCCGGCACCTGGAAGGATCTCACCGACAACGTCAATTCCATGGCCTCCAACCTGACGGCCCAGGTCCGCAACATCGCGGAGGTCACGATCGCGGTCGCTAACGGCGACCTGTCCCGCAAGATCACCGTGGACGTCCGCGGCGAGATCCTCCAGCTCAAGGAAGCCATCAACACCATGGTGGAACAGCTCCGGTCCTTCGCCTCCGAGGTCACCCGCGTGGCCCGCGAAGTCGGCACCGAGGGCCGTCTGGGCGTCCAAGCCGTGGTGCCGGGCGTGGCCGGCACGTGGAAAGATCTCACGGACTCGGTGAATGCCATGGGTGCGAACCTGACCGGACAGGTCCGCAACATCGCCGAGGTGACCACGGCGGTCGCCCGCGGCGACCTCTCCCGCAAGATCACCGTCGACGTGAAAGGCGAAATTCTGGAGTTGAAGAACACCATCAATACGATGGTGGACCAGCTCAACGCCTTTGCGGCCGAAGTCACCCGTGTGGCCCGCGAAGTCGGCACCGAAGGCAAACTGGGCGGACAAGCTCTGGTCACGGGCGTGGCCGGCACCTGGAAGGACCTGACGGACTCGGTCAACGTCATGGCGACGAATCTGACCGACCAGGTCCGCGGCATCGTCAAGGTGGTCACGTCGGTGGCGAACGGGAATCTCCGGCAGCGGCTCATGGTGGAAGCCAAGGGGGAAGTCGCCGCGCTGGGCGAGACCATCAACAACATGACCGACACGCTCGCCACGTTCGCCGACCAGGTCACCAACGTCGCCAGGGAAGTCGGCGTGGAAGGACGGCTCGGCGGGCAAGCCAACGTGCCCGGCGCCGCCGGTACCTGGAAGGACCTCACCGGAAACGTCAATCTGCTGGCGGCTAACCTGACGACCCAGGTGAGGGCGATCGCCGAAGTGGCCACGGCCGTGACCAAGGGGGACTTGACCCGCTCCATTCAGGTGGAGACCCGCGGCGAGGTGGCCGAGCTCAAAGACAATATCAACACGATGATCAACAATCTGCGCGAGACGACGGAGCGCAACAAGGAGCAGGACTGGCTCAAGACCAACGTGGCGAAATTCACGCGCATGTTGCAGGGCCAGCGCGACCTCTTCACCGTCGGCCAGATGCTGTTGTCCGAATTGGCCCCGCTGGTCGAAGCGCAGGAAGGCACCGTCTATCAAATGGACGCCGCAGAGGGCCAGCATCCGTCCCTGGGGCTTCTGGCCTCCTATGCGCGGCAGCGGGGACAGGCCGAGCGGTTCGCCGTGGGCGAAGGCCTCGTCGGGCAGTGCGCCCTGGAGAAACAGCGCATGCTCCTCACCGACGTGCCCGCTTCCTATGCGGTAATCCATTCGAGCCTCGGAGAATCGACGCCGGCCAACATCGTGGTTCTGCCGGTGCTCTTCGAAGGACAGACGAAGGCGGTGATCGAGCTGGCCTCGCTGCGCCCCTTCACGGTCACCCACCTGACCTTCCTGGAACAACTCACGCAGAGCATCGGGGTCGTCCTCAATACGATCGAAGCCACGATGCGGACGGAGAACCTCCTGCAGCAGTCGCAGCAGCTCACGATCGAGCTCCAGTCCCAACAGAAGGAGCTGACCCAGACCAACGAGGAGCTCGAGCGCAAGGCCAAGCAGCTGGCCGAGCGAAACACGGAGGTCGAGCGGAAGAACAAGGAAGTCGAGCTGGCTCGGCGGGCCCTGGAGGAAAAGGCGGCGGAGTTGGCGCTGACGTCCAAGTACAAATCGGAGTTCCTCGCCAACATGTCGCACGAGTTGCGCACGCCCCTCAACAGCATTCTGATTCTGGGCCAGCAGCTCGGCGAGAACACGAGCGGGAACCTGACTCCCAAACAGGTGGAATTCTCCAGAAACATCCACAGCGCCGGGTCGGACCTGCTCAATCTGATCAACGACATCCTGGATCTCTCGAAGATCGAATCCGGCACGGTCACGGTCGAAGCCGAGGAGATGACGTTTCCGTCGCTCCGTGACAGCGTCGAACGGAATTTTCGACACGTCGCGGACTCCAAGAATCTGCCGTTTTATGTCGAGTTCGACGCGAGCCTGCCGCGTGCCTTTACGACCGACCCGAAGCGGCTGCAACAGATCCTCAAAAACCTCCTGTCGAACGCCTTCAAGTTCACCGCGCACGGACAGGTGGCGATGAACGTGCGGTTGGCGGCGGAAGGATGGACGGCGGATCATCCCGTGCTGAGCCGGGCTCAGACGGTCGTGGCCCTGTCGATCGCCGACACGGGCATCGGCATCGCGCCCGAAAAACAGAAACTCATTTTCGAAGCGTTCCAGCAAGCGGACGCCGGGACCAGCCGCAAGTACGGAGGGACAGGGCTGGGGCTCGCCATCAGCCGGGAGTTGGCGACGCTGCTCGGCGGAGAGATCCGCTTGTTCAGCGAGCCCCGGCAGGGCAGCACCTTCACCCTCTACTTGCCGTTGATCTATACGGGGCCGTCGTCGTCGGAACTCCGACCCGCCGGCGCGCCCACGCCCCTCGGCCATGCGACCCCGTCGCTGCCGATTCTGCCGGTTTCGTCGGACGACAAGATTCCTGACGATCGCGAGTCGGTGACGCCCGGCGATGCGGTTCTGCTCATCGTGGAGGACGACCCGCACTATGCGAGAGTCCTCCTCGGCCTCGCGCGCGACAAAGGCTTCAAGGGCATCGTCGCCACCAAGGGCGGCCAGGCCCTGGCCTTGGCCGCCGAATACTGTCCCGCCGCCATCACGTTGGACATTTTTCTTCCGGACATGCTCGGCTGGACGGTCCTGAACAATCTCAAGATGGATCCCAAGACCCGTCACATTCCGGTGCAGATCATTTCGCTCGAAGAGGAGCGGCAGCACGGCCTCTCACACGGCGCCTTCTCCTACATGGTCAAACCGGTCACGACCGAGGGGCTCGAATCGTGCTTCGACCGGATCCGCAACTTCATCACCCCCCACCTCAAGCGGCTGCTGGTCGTCGAGGACAATGAGCTGGAAAGCCGCAGCATCCGCGAACTGCTGTTGCACGACGACATCGAGATCGTCGAGGCGGGCACCGGCGCCGCCGCCCTCCAAGGCCTGAGGACCCAGCCGTTCGATTGTTGCGTGCTCGATCTCCGCCTGCCCGACATGAGCGGTTTCGATCTCCTTGATCAGATCAAGACCGATCCGGAGCTGGGCAATGTGCCGATCGTGGTCTTCACGGGAAAGGATCTGAGCCCGGAAGAAGAGCGCCGGCTCAAGGCCGTCGCCAAAAGCATCGTGATGAAGGACGTCCAGTCGCCCGAGCGCCTGTTCGACGAAACCGCGCTGTTCCTCCACCGGGTGGTCGCGGATCTTCCGGAACCCAAGCAGCAATTACTGGCGCGCCTGCACGACTCCAACGAAGTCCTGCGCGGCCACAAGGTGTTGGTCGTCGACGACGACGCGCGAAACATTTTCGCGCTGACCACGGTGCTGGAAAACCAAGAGATGGACGTCGTCAGCGCCACCAACGGGCGCCAGGCGATCGACATCATCCACGACGCCTCGAATTTGAGCGTCGTCTTGATGGACATCATGATGCCCGAAATGGACGGCTACGCGACGATCCGCGAGATCCGCAAGCATCCGCAGTTCCGGTCGCTGCCGATCCTGGCGTTGACCGCGAAAGCCATGAAGGGCGATCGGGAAAAGTGCCTGGAGGCCGGAGCGTCGGATTACGTGGCCAAGCCCGTCAACACGGACCAGCTGCTTTCGATGCTGAGGGTGTGGCTGTACCGATGA